In the Colletotrichum lupini chromosome 1, complete sequence genome, one interval contains:
- a CDS encoding FAD binding domain-containing protein: METQPDRQSGTYYDIVIVGAGPVGLMLSTILARWGYRIKHIDNRAEPTPTGRADGIQPRSLDLLRNMGLKSAIMAHKPARVYEVAFWDPPKSGNGIARTGTWASCPEFIDARYPFTTLLHQGHIERVFLGDLEKNGVQVQRPWTITGFSSNEAENPEYPVEVKLEHVDGTAQETLRAKYLFGGEGARSFIRNQLQIGIKHKDPISYVWGVMDGVVKTDFPDIKMKCTIHSKHGSIMVIPREDNMVRLYIQIASSTDADFDPRKTATEQEVQESAQRILQPYSIEWERTEWYSVYPIGQGISDRYTLDQRVFLGGDACHTHSPKAGQGMNTAFLDAQNLAWKIHAVEAGFAQRDILKTYETERRDVAETLLDFDNRYAKLFSQRPDAASEAQAATENAGKEQSENAFIKTFKESCEFTSGYGVAYKPNVLNWSESHRAKSSLIHPEGTKLRTGRLFMNADVTRVVDANVVHLEQEIPLNGSFRIFVFAGKPSITRKALGDFASHLNNKRSFYAAYVREDVDSVSHHEQHNPHSKFFSFCTIFSAKRSSIEISRDVPEVLGRYRDHVYADDRWDRHVPNAKAAAHAKLGLDEEKGGVVVVRPDGYVGMVAKLVEGSGTVDALNEYFGTFCTKKLGETLAQL, from the exons ATGGAGACGCAACCTGATCGCCAGTCAGGCACCTACTATGATATTG TCATTGTAGGTGCTGGGCCTGTGGGCCTGATGCTGTCAACCATTCTAGCCAGATGGGGATACAGAATCAAGCACATTGACAACCGAGCCGAACCCACACCAACTGGAAGAGCTGACGGCATTCAACCACGTTCTCTCGACCTTCTTCGTAACATGGGCCTCAAGTCGGCCATCATGGCCCACAAGCCCGCTAGAGTCTACGAGGTCGCTTTTTGGGACCCGCCCAAGTCAGGCAACGGAATCGCCAGAACGGGAACTTGGGCGAGTTGCCCGGAGTTTATCGATGCCAGATACCCCTTCACGACTCTTTTGCACCAAGGCCATATCGAGCGCGTTTTCCTGGGCGACCTGGAGAAGAACGGCGTGCAGGTTCAGAGGCCCTGGACCATTACGGGATTCTCATCCAACGAGGCCGAAAACCCTGAGTATCCTGTCGAGGTTAAACTTGAGCATGTGGATGGGACCGCCCAGGAGACGTTGCGTGCCAAATATCTCTTTGGCGGCGAGGGTGCTCGTTCCTTCATCAGGAATCAATTACAGATTGGCATTAAGCACAAGGATCCAATTTCTTACGTATGGGGTGTCATGGATGGCGTTGTTAAGACCGACTTTCCCGATATCAAG ATGAAATGCACAATACACAGTAAGCACGGTTCCATCATGGTCATTCCCCGAGAGGACAACATGGTCCGTCTATACATTCAAATTGCATCCTCGACGGACGCAGACTTCGACCCACGCAAGACGGCAACCGAGCAAGAAGTGCAGGAGTCGGCTCAGCGGATTCTTCAGCCGTATTCCATCGAATGGGAGAGAACGGAGTGGTATTCAGTGTACCCTATCGGGCAAGGAATTTCGGACCGCTACACTCTGGATCAGCGGGTGTTCCTTGGAGGCGATGCTTGCCACACCCACAGC CCCAAAGCCGGCCAGGGCATGAACACTGCGTTCCTTGACGCCCAAAACCTGGCCTGGAAGATCCATGCTGTCGAGGCTGGGTTCGCACAGCGCGATATTCTCAAGACTTATGAGACTGAGAGAAGGGACGTGGCGGAGACGCTGCTCGACTTCGACAACAGGTACGCCAAGTTGTTCTCTCAACGACCCGATGCCGCGAGCGAAGCTCAGGCGGCTACCGAGAACGCCGGCAAGGAGCAGTCCGAGAACGCTTTCATCAAGACTTTCAAGGAGTCTTGCGAGTTCACGAGCGGTTATGGTGTAGCCTACAAGCCAAATGTGTTGAACTGGTCCGAATCGCACCGGGCCAAATCATCCTTGATCCACCCCGAGGGTACGAAGCTCCGCACTGGCCGTCTGTTCATGAACGCCGATGTTACGAGGGTTGTCGATGCCAATGTTGTCCACCTGGAGCAAGAAATACCGCTCAACGGTTCCTTCCGCATCTTCGTCTTTGCTGGAAAGCCTTCAATCACTCGCAAGGCCCTTGGAGATTTCGCTAGTCATCTCAACAACAAGCGTTCATTCTACGCCGCCTATGTGAGAGAAGACGTGGACAGTGTGTCACATCACGAGCAGCACAACCCCCACAGCAAGTTCTTCTCATTCTGTACCATCTTTTCAGCAAAGAGAAGCAGCATCGAGATTTCGCGCGATGTCCCAGAGGTACTGGGGCGGTACCGCGATCACGTATACGCCGATGACAGGTGGGACCGCCACGTACCGAACGCCAAGGCTGCTGCGCACGCCAAGTTGGGACTTGATGAGGAA
- a CDS encoding major facilitator superfamily transporter, which translates to MSRIMAYLEQLVTRKRGALLTARCIVTELFSNCRVEPHPPSLHLIHRRNLATPQSQQTAVLTEDGPATFTSVRNQQAFHEAFTAHRTDTPKCSESSLTNSIIPSSDQPSQAPRESAHRRKTAPHIGPAPQRMPSPAITAIVQSGFVPKPLTAADLRHFRTCSSPIRDRPQSHPVQNFRAFAGCWDCILDFDHLKVVMLRASRTTVQHRLSVHQRRGISSNQPGLTMDEKVTQLPVLDGEEGTDVPPITTHEETRERWNGTRVNTYRFFVTCWSFIIMGMNDAAVGALIPYIETYYNITYTIVALLFLSPFIGYLVAALSNNLIHHKLGQRGVAVLGPISRMIGYIPLVSHPPYPVLPVVLLFAGFGNGLEDSAWNAWVGNMQNANELLGFLHGAYGLGASIGPLVASAMVTKGKLPWYSFYYVMIGVTAVNFVAAITAFWGATGKIHRETHQSSTGEKRTTTMTVVRQPLTWLLALFLLGYVGAEVSLGGWVVTFMLRVRHAEPFLAGVTVVLFWLGLTIGRVILGFITGRIGEKRAIAIYLVISLVLELLYWLVPNFVASVIFITFLGFFLGPLFPAVIVTATKLLPNDYHVGVIGFAAAFGGGGAAIFPFAIGAIAQSKGVQVLQPIILALLIFLLLLWLCVPGGFKRGGLERARENKEGLGSDFKSLFASMKRLLRGRS; encoded by the exons ATGTCACGCATAATGG CGTACTTAGAGCAACTTGTTACTCGGAAACGCGGAGCATTGCTGAC TGCAAGATGCATAGTTACGGAACTCTTCTCAAACTGCCGTGTTGAGCCTCATCCGCCGTCACTCCACTTAATACATCGGCGTAATCTTGCTACTCCACAGTCCCAACAAACGGCTGTG CTCACCGAAGATGGCCCCGCCAC CTTCACATCGGTAAGAAATCAGCAGGCTTTCCACGAGGCATTCACAGCACACCGCACCGATACGCCAAAATGCAGCGAATCTTCGCTGACGAACTCAATAATACCTAGCTCTGA TCAGCCCTCACAAGCCCCCCGAGAGTCGGCTCACCGGAGGAAGACAGCCCCGCACATCGGACCGGCCCCACAGCGGATGCCCTCTCCGGCCATCACTGCTATCGTCCAGAGTGGGTTCGTTCCAAAGCCACTCACCGCCGCCGACCTCAGACATTTCCGCACATGCTCATCACCGATTCGTGATCGCCCGCAATCCCACCCGGTA CAGAATTTCCGAGCTTTTGCCGGCTGCTGGGACTGTATTCTCGACTTCGATCATCTTAAAGTCGTGATGCTCCGCGCATCTCGTACGACCGTCCAACA TCGGTTGTCTGTACATCAACGTCGCGGCATCTCATCAAACCAGCCAGGGCTCACGATGGACGAGAAAGTTACCCAATTGCCTGTCCTAGACGGGGAAGAGGGCACAGATGTACCTCCAATTACTACTCATGAGGAGACTAGAGAGCGTTGGAACGGGACCCGCGTCAATACTTACCGCTTCTTCGTAACCTGTTGGAGCTTCATCATCATGGGCATGAATGACGCCGCCGTCGGT GCTCTGATCCCTTAT ATAGAAACGTACTACAACATCACATATACCATCGTCGCCCTACTCTTTCTCTCGCCATTCATTGGCTACCTGGTGGCAGCCCTATCCAACAACCTCATACATCACAAGCTCGGTCAGCGAGGCGTTGCAGTACTCGGCCCTATCAGCCGCATGATCGGTTACATCCCTCTTGTCTCACATCCGCCTTACCCAGTCCTCCCTGTCGTCTTGCTATTCGCAGGCTTCGGAAACGGCCTCGAAGATAGCGCCTGGAACGCATGGGTCGGCAATATGCAAAACGCCAACGAGCTGCTTGGGTTTCTTCACGGTGCATATGGACTGGGCGCGAGCATCGGCCCTCTGGTCGCCTCCGCTATGGTGACTAAGGGCAAGCTGCCGTGGTACTCCTTCTACTATGTCATGATTGGCGTCACCGCGGTGAACTTCGTGGCCGCCATCACGGCGTTCTGGGGCGCCACTGGCAAGATACACAGGGAAACCCACCAGTCTTCGACGGGGGAGAAGAGGACGACAACTATGACTGTGGTGCGTCAACCACTGACCTGGCTTCTGGCTTTGTTTCTGTTGGGCTATGTCGGAGCAGAAGTCAGCCTGGGCGGGTGGGTTGTTACCTTCATGCTTCGCGTAAGGCACGCTGAGCCCTTCTTGGCTGGCGTCACCGTGGTGCTGTTCTG GCTGGGACTGACGATAGGACGAGTCATTTTGGGCTTCATAACGGGGCGCATAGGAGAGAAGCGCGCGATCGCCATCTACCTTGTCATCTCACTCGTTCTCGAACTGCTCTACTGGCTCGTTCCCAATTTTGTCGCCTCCGTCATCTTCATTACGTTCCTCGGCTTCTTTCTCGGCCCTCTTTTCCCCGCCGTGATCGTTACCGCAACCAAACTACTCCCCAACGACTACCATGTGGGCGTGATTGGATTTGCGGCTGCCtttggtggcggcggcgcagCGATCTTCCCATTTGCCATCGGGGCCATCGCCCAGAGCAAAGGCGTCCAGGTGCTACAGCCAATAATCCTGGCCCTTCTAATATTTCTTCTACTATTGTGGCTTTGTGTTCCTGGGGGATTCAAGAGAGGCGGACTCGAGAGGGCACGAGAGAATAAGGAGGGCCTTGGTAGCGATTTCAAGAGTCTATTTGCGTCGATGAAGCGACTGCTTCGAGGCCGAAGCTAA
- a CDS encoding leucine carboxyl methyltransferase — MLQSSTGFTRTNYELRCDPFKMAPSTQDVRKSRASDDLIMATNNSSIVSKRSVEHLYYPDEPHYFRFFVKKFRRRAPLVNRGYHLRLKVIDTLVRRFLQKQSNRKKVVVNLGCGSDVLPWQCQVRYPESCQDVTFLDVDYPDLIQKKRQIVLETPELQDLMGTWEVNDGSPIVLRSKKYCQVGCNLQQLSVLQSCLDTLFDVPSTEFLFVAEVSITYMDTKGANGVIEWAATVGNAEFCLLEQILPDGPDHPFSHTMLGHFNKMNAPLKSVHRYPTVASQEKRFKSLGWPSAESWTLWEAWSDNLFMTAAERRALDSVEPFDELEEFALFASHYFVILATTPKSEVQGHVSKVHEEADISSFQCPMTMRAYDSAQGHRRLGAAMLVREPNGGEFISHNFGQGPVGRMNSEDLYQISSQPVAPLPSVNTPSARVCHSLTDLGSAGVLLAGGRASPSTAFGDCWLFNKQLSAWERTKDLPVPLFRHSVTRLGSSTLALLAGGRKNHFETSAEYFLFDPAEGWKKCHVQSTPPALYSATLVCVGEVGSRAFTGILSGGSLEDSVINQKLYTWRLDISEPEPVLSFQQRIPKDRGLPGALARLGSSAIQSLGYTLLLGGVIEGVQLPSVYDIIVLKTTETDVRVVARLDGTDSSGVMRPFLMGSSVVHYGDGKFAILGGGATCYAMGTFWTPGSYSFRFDPKLLTQHSSGQTASRPEPIQYQETIEFSEGEKRPVE, encoded by the exons ATGCTCCAATCTTCGACAGGTTTCACGAGGACAAACTACGAG CTTCGTTGTGATCCGTTCAAAATGGCTCCCTCTACTCAGGACGTTCGAAAGTCTCGGGCTTCGGATGATCTGATCATGGCC ACAAACAACAGTTCTATCGTCTCAAAACGCAGTGTC GAACATCTTTACTATCCCGACGAGCCTCACTACTTTCGGTTCTTCGTGAAAAAGTTCCGGAGAAGGGCGCCTCTCGTAAATAGAGGCTATCATCTTAGACTCAAAGTTATCGACACCCTAGTTCGTCGATTTCTCCAGAAACAATCAAATCGAAAGAAGGTCGTCGTAAATCTTGGCTGTGGAAG CGACGTTCTGCCGTGGCAGTGTCAAGTGCGCTATCCCGAATCATGTCAAGATGTTACTTTCCTCGATGTCGACTACCCAGATCTTATTCAGAAGAAGCGGCAGATAGTGCTCGAGACCCCCGAGCTGCAAGATCTGATGGGGACTTGGGAGGTAAATGACGGTTCCCCAATCGTCCTCAGAAGCAAGAAGTACTGTCAAGTGGGATGCAATCTCCAGCAGCTCTCGGTTCTGCAGAGTTGTCTCGACACGCTCTTCGACGTGCCAAGCACCGAATTCCTGTTCGTGGCCGAAGTGTCCATTACTTACATGGACACGAAAGGTGCAAATGGAGTCATTGAGTGGGCAGCCACTGTTGGAAATG CGGAATTTTGTTTACTGGAGCAGATACTGCCAGATGGACCTGATCATCCTTTTTCTCACACGATGCTTGGGCACTTCAACAAGATGAACGCTCCACTCAAGTCGGTCCATCGCTATCCCACTGTGGCCAGCCAGGAGAAGCGATTCAAGTCTCTTGGCTGGCCATCAGCCGAGAGTTGGACACTCTGGGAGGCTTGGTCTGATAATTTGTTCATGACTGCTGCAGAGAGGCGAGCCCTCGACTCGGTTGAGCCCTTTGATGAGTTGGAGGAGTTTGCTCTCTTCGCCAGCCATTACTTCGTCATCCTTGCTACAACTCCGAAGTCTGAAGTCCAGGGCCACGTGTCCAAGGTCCATGAAGAAGCCGACATTTCATCCTTCCAATGTCCGATGACCATGCGCGCCTACGACTCTGCTCAGGGGCACCGCCGGCTCGGCGCCGCGATGCTCGTCAGAGAGCCCAACGGCGGTGAATTCATATCTCACAATTTCGGTCAGGGGCCTGTTGGGCGAATGAATTCCGAGGATCTGTACCAAATTTCTAGCCAGCCAGTGGCTCCTCTCCCATCAGTCAATACGCCCTCTGCCAGAGTATGCCATAGCCTTACGGACTTGGGCAGCGCTGGTGTTCTTCTCGCGGGTGGTCGCGCGTCCCCCTCAACGGCGTTCGGAGACTGCTGGCTATTCAACAAGCAACTTTCTGCCTGGGAACGAACAAAGGATCTGCCTGTTCCCCTTTTCAGGCATTCTGTTACTCGACTGGGTTCTTCGACTCTTGCCCTCCTCGCCGGCGGTAGGAAAAACCACTTTGAAACGTCAGCCGAATACTTCCTGTTTGACCCTGCAGAGGGTTGGAAAAAATGCCATGTACAGTCTACGCCACCTGCACTGTACAGTGCTACACTTGTCTGTGTAGGCGAAGTAGGATCTCGAGCTTTCACGGGCATCCTGTCCGGGGGCAGCCTTGAGGATAGCGTCATCAACCAGAAACTTTACACTTGGAGATTGGACATTTCTGAACCTGAG CCCGTACTATCGTTCCAGCAACGAATTCCCAAAGACAGAGGACTGCCCGGCGCTCTTGCCAGGCTTGGCTCTTCCGCTATACAGTCTCTTGGTTACACTCTATTGCTTGGCGGAGTGATTGAGGGGGTTCAGCTTCCATCGGTATACGACATCATCGTTCTCAAAACAACGGAAACAGACGTAAGGGTGGTGGCCAGGCTCGATGGCACAGACAGCTCCGGCGTGATGCGCCCCTTTCTGATGGGGTCTTCCGTCGTGCACTATGGAGATGGAAAGTTCGCCATCCTCGGAGGTGGCGCAACGTGCTACGCCATGGGAACATTCTGGACTCCTGGGAGCTACAGTTTCCGTTTCGATCCAAAGCTTTTAACCCAGCATAGCTCAGGGCAAACAGCTTCACGACCCGAGCCGATCCAATATCAGGAGACGATTGAGTTCTCGGAGGGCGAGAAGAGGCCCGTTGAATAG
- a CDS encoding autophagy-like protein 18: MVPCHFSRPAWICFHKLPYANIDLPCPTSLTLLDRNGIFLTSTSFCRCAAAILRHPPPIFQLQHLISRHIRRRRTEHRLILRRPSSLRTFWQLKAASRRRAAASYFDPTNNPLPLEYMRKHTSSSVHAVYPRFLLGIPVGIRRASIATYTWVAWSSSIAGAARASQNLLFQNRRHISADHSCLAVGTSKGFRIYHTDPFSKIFSSDDGNIAIIEMLFSTSLVALILSPRHLIIQNTKRSSVICELTFPSAVLAVRLNRKRLAVVLESEIYLYDISNMSLLFTIPTSPNPGAICALSPSSENCYIAYPLPKPREDSGDKRPAHAPPLSTYVAPTSGEVLVFDTLTLKAVNVIEAHRSPLCCICLNSEGTLLATASETGTIIRVFSVPGGQKLYQFRRGTYPSTIYSMSFNLSSTLLCVSSTSDTVHIFRLGAPPPDNNSAAASAETPASPRQDRWSRSRSYDSNNESPVGSAAGSPRSDLAEPAGLGNGSSSHHQQHINRRQSGSFSSMLRRSSQIMGRSVAGVVGSYLPQTVTEMWEPLRDFAYIKIPKSSNAPTGQARGNNNGGGSQPLTGPLRSVVAMSSSSPQVMVVTSDGGFYVYNIDMEHGGEGYLVKQFSVIDGDDKLDASSYGT, from the exons aTGGTGCCCTGTCACTTCAG CCGTCCCGCCTGGATCTGCTTCCACAAGCTACCGTACGCCAACATCGACCTTCCTTGCCCGACCTCTCTGACCTTGCTTGACCGCAACGGCATCTTCCTCACCTCAACCTCCTTCTGCCGCTGCGCTGCCGCCATCTTGCGCCACCCTCCTCCGATCTTCCAACTGCAGCACTTGATTTCTCGTCATATTCGTCGCCGTCGAACCGAACACCGCCTCATCTTGAGGCGACCATCATCCTTGCGGACTTTTTGGCAGCTGAAAGCCGCCAGCCGTCGCCGAGCCGCTGCTTCCTACTTCGATCCAACAAATAATCCTCTGCCTCTCGAGTACATGCGGAAACATACATCGTCCTCTGTTCACGCCGTCTATCCTCGATTTCTTCTTGGCATACC TGTGGGGATTCGACGAGCATCTATCGCGAC TTACACTTGGGTTGCCTGGTCTTCATCGATCGCCGGCGCTGCCCGGGCGTCACAGAACCTGCTGTTCCAGAATCGCCGCCACATCTCCGCC GACCATAGCTGTCTGGCCGTCG GTACTTCCAAGGGTTTCCGAATCTACCACACCGACCCGTTCTCCAAAATCTTCAGCAGCGATGATGGCAACATTGCTATTATTGAGATGCTATTCTCGACATCTCTTGTCGCCCTGATCCTTTCCCCTCGACACTTGATAATACAAAACACAAAG AGATCCTCAGTCATCTGCGAACTTACCTTTCCATCAGCCGTGCTCGCCGTGCGTCTCAACCGGAAACGTCTCGCCGTCGTTCTCGAATCCGAAATCTACTTATATGACATTTCTAATATGAGCCTTCTCTTCACGATTCCCACGTCTCCCAACCCAGGCGCAATTTGCGCTCTATCACCTTCTTCAGAGAACTGCTACATTGCGTATCCTTTACCGAAACCTCGGGAGGACTCAGGAGACAAAAGACCAGCCCATGCGCCTCCCCTCTCAACGTACGTTGCACCGACATCGGGAGAGGTTTTGGTGTTCGACACACTCACATTGAAGGCTGTGAATGTCATCGAGGCTCATCGTTCACCACTGTGCTGCATCTGCCTCAATAGTGAAGGAACGCTCTTGGCTACAGCAAGCGAGACTGGTACCATTATCCGCGTCTTCTCGGTCCCTGGAGGTCAGAAACTCTACCAGTTCCGCCGGGGAACCTATCCCTCCACTATTTACAGCATGTCTTTCAACCTCAGCTCTACCCTTCTCTGCGTTTCCTCAACTTCCGACACAGTTCACATCTTTCGTCTCGGAGCCCCTCCTCCAGACAACAATTCCGCTGCCGCCTCAGCAGAGACACCTGCTTCACCTCGCCAGGATCGCTGGTCGAGGTCACGCAGCTATGACAGTAACAATGAGTCGCCTGTGGGGAGTGCGGCTGGTTCTCCACGAAGCGACCTGGCGGAACCCGCTGGGCTAGGTAACGGCAGCTCTTCTCATCACCAGCAACATATCAACAGGCGGCAAAGTGGCTCCTTTAGTAGTATGCTCCGGCGCTCGTCGCAGATTATGGGTCGCAGCGTGGCCGGCGTCGTTGGCTCATACTTGCCGCAGACGGTGACAGAGATGTGGGAACCCCTCAGAGACTTTGCGTACATCAAGATTCCAAAGTCTTCTAACGCGCCGACGGGCCAAGCCCGTGGGAACAACAACGGGGGCGGGTCGCAGCCGCTGACTGGCCCGCTTCGAAGTGTCGTGGCCATGAGCAGCAGCAGTCCTCAAGTAATGGTGGTCACTAGTGACGGTGGCTTTTATGTGTACAACATTGACATGGAGCATGGCGGAGAGGGCTACCTGGTCAAACAATTCTC AGTCATTGATGGCGACGACAAATTGGACGCGTCCTCGTACGGCACATGA
- a CDS encoding dual specificity phosphatase, translating into MATIALPRPIAPHRPTSTVGSVPTISLESIGTAQVPVPNKHLPVCPPGPVPAEEPNTPPPSPPRDDDLIQQTSLLSPPDKFSKFESGPATVYTVGPADVAAAVDYISRQPLPDPNQVFPWFHGLHPHNHIQQAFFIARHRSLRKTPTCVRGVTLVKADGDLSVARLKGAIAPQELINLAAAAPEFLDVDPRDGFCVRNFQIQAAKAAMVSDIVVYGQDETAVRKVSLDIATAQLRWRQRHEAQGHSVPDYNTFMCCSPFNNFENNHKEIVAVDAQGHLTGNVLDVFHQERKEMYDMTRASEISHNVWLGPTPEPSSGEDQQFDVLIECSDVGRLNPSALRALAESRVEPAQRPYIDFPSSGSILPPTWSQAEADGILETCKWIYHLAHGTLPATNSTDIDRDGDTDMNGQALSPVNRRERKILIHCADGYTESTMLGIAYFSYSTGRGIPDAWLDLHTIKKRNFFAYPTDVALLTCIEARLLHESPVHSGKGLGEITSLIKEPAWLPGLDGSLPSRVLEYMYLGNLCHANNPDLLRAMGITQILSVGETSMWREGELEQWGPENVCIVQGVQDNGIDPLTDEFERCLDFIERGRRNGTATLVHCRVGVSRSATICIAEVMRSLSLSFPRAYCFVRARRLNVIIQPHLRFAYELLKWEELNQSKKKGSSRVKRELEWGEIAREIALMNRPYAR; encoded by the exons ATGGCGACGATTGCCCTTCCGAGACCCATTGCCCCGCACCGCCCAACGTCGACGGTGGGATCCGTCCCAACCATATCGCTCGAGTCCATTGGCACTGCTCAAGTGCCCGTACCAAACAAGCATCTTCCAGTTTGTCCTCCAGGTCCTGTTCCCGCCGAGGAGCCAAATACTCCTCCTCCATCACCTCCTCGCGACGACGATTTGATTCAGCAGACTTCGTTGTTGTCCCCCCCCGACAAGTTCTCCAAATTCGAGTCGGGCCCGGCCACcgtatataccgtaggccccGCCGATGTGGCTGCCGCTGTCGACTATATCTCTCGTCAGCCCTTGCCGGACCCAAACCAAGTCTTCCCATGGTTTCATGGTCTCCATCCTCACAATCACATCCAGCAGGCTTTTTTCATCGCCCGCCACCGTTCACTCCGCAAAACACCTACATGTGTTCGAGGGGTCACGCTCGTCAAAGCGGACGGTGATCTGAGCGTCGCCCGCCTCAAAGGTGCTATAGCCCCACAGGAGCTCATCAACctggccgccgccgcccccgAATTTCTCGATGTCGACCCTCGCGATGGCTTTTGTGTGAGGAACTTCCAGATTCAGGCTGCAAAAGCTGCCATGGTTTCGGACATTGTTGTTTATGGTCAGGATGAGACGGCTGTTCGCAAAGTGAGCCTCGATATTGCAACGGCACAGCTTCGATGGCGGCAGAGGCACGAAGCTCAGGGTCACTCTGTTCCGGACTACAATACGTTCATGTGTTGTTCGCCATTCAACAACTTTGAGAACAACCACAAGGAGATTGTTGCTGTCGACGCTCAGGGCCATTTGACTGGCAATGTCCTCGACGTTTTCCACCAAGAGCGGAAGGAGATGTATGACATGACCAGAGCATCGGAAATATCCCACAATGTTTGGCTCGGTCCAACACCAGAACCTTCCTCAGGGGAGGACCAACAGTTCGATGTTTTGATCGAATGTAGTGATGTCGGTCGGCTTAACCCTTCAGCACTGCGGGCCTTGGCTGAGTCTCGCGTTGAGCCTGCTCAGAGGCCCTACATTGACTTCCCCTCCTCTGGAAGCATCTTACCACCTACATGGTCACAAGCCGAAGCCGATGGCATTTTGGAAACCTGCAAGTGGATTTATCACTTAGCCCATGGCACGCTCCCAGCTACAAACAGCACCGATATCGATAGGGATGGCGACACCGATATGAACGGTCAGGCATTGTCGCCTGTTAAtaggagagagagaaaaattCTCATCCACTGTGCCGATGGATACACCGAATCTACCATGCTCGGAATCGCATACTTCAGCTACAGCACTGGCAGGGGCATTCCTGATGCTTGGCTGGACTTGCATACCATCAAGAAGCGGAATTTCTTTGCCTATCCTACTGACGTTGCTCTTCTTACCTGTATCGAGGCCCGGTTGCTACATGAGTCGCCCGTTCACTCAGGTAAGGGCCTCGGCGAAATCACATCGCTGATCAAGGAGCCAGCATGGCTTCCCGGTCTAGATGGATCATTGCCTAGCAGAGTTCTTGAGTATATGTACCTCGGTAACCTATGTCACGCGAACAACCCCGACCTCTTGAGGGCGATGGGGATAACTCAAATTTTGAGTGTTGGCGAGACTTCGATGTGGAGGGAAGGCGAGCTGGAGCAGTGGGGTCCAGAAAACGTCTGCATTGTACAAGGAGTGCAGGATAACGGAATTGATCCTTTGACGGATGAATTCGAGAGATGCCTCGATTTTATTG AGCGTGGCCGGCGCAACGGAACAGCCACGTTGGTACATTGCCGCGTTGGAGTATCGCGCAGTGCAACCATCTGCATCGCCGAAGTAATGCGATCGTTAAGTCTGTCATTTCCCCGAGCATATTGCTTCGTCCGAGCCCGCAGGCTCAATGTCATTATTCAACCCCACCTCCGTTTCGCGTACGAGCTTCTCAAATGGGAAGAGCTCAACCAGTCGAAGAAAAAGGGCTCATCTAGGGTGAAGCGGGAACTTGAATGGGGCGAAATCGCCAGGGAGATCGCTCTGATGAACCGTCCTTACGCCAGGTAA